One part of the Rickettsia akari str. Hartford genome encodes these proteins:
- the bcp gene encoding thioredoxin-dependent thiol peroxidase yields the protein MTLELGKKVPDLSLHIGKDKVIKLSDLKGKFIVLYFYPKDDTPGCTIEAQDFNKLKPEFDKLNTVIIGVSKDKLDSHDKFKEKYSLGFDLASDANSNLCEQLGVWVEKSMFGKKYMGIDRATFLLDNEGIVKHIWSAVNAKNHAQEVLETLRTILS from the coding sequence ATGACATTAGAACTAGGAAAAAAAGTTCCTGATTTATCTTTACACATAGGTAAAGATAAAGTAATTAAACTATCGGATTTAAAAGGAAAATTCATAGTACTATATTTTTATCCGAAAGACGATACGCCTGGATGTACTATTGAAGCACAAGATTTTAACAAGCTAAAACCGGAATTCGATAAACTTAATACGGTAATTATCGGAGTATCCAAAGATAAGCTTGACTCTCATGATAAATTTAAAGAAAAATATAGTTTAGGATTTGATTTAGCCTCTGATGCAAATTCAAATTTGTGTGAACAATTAGGGGTATGGGTAGAAAAATCAATGTTCGGTAAAAAATATATGGGCATTGATAGGGCTACGTTTTTACTTGATAATGAGGGAATAGTGAAGCATATTTGGAGTGCGGTAAATGCTAAAAATCACGCTCAAGAAGTACTTGAAACATTACGGACTATACTTTCCTAA
- a CDS encoding lipid A biosynthesis lauroyl acyltransferase, with amino-acid sequence MKKFLKKLRYLIEYFIVVIFLKVIGIFGVDKAADICSFIARKVGILFAVNKIAKRNIKAVFGDMCDVEKIIDKTWDNFGRFIGESAYVNKMSDAELEHRAEIIGIENIRKLGERPFLLFSGHFANWDIGLHLLHKSYSKFAVIYRKANNPYVNKLINESRAGDKLRLIPKGPEGRRALVRAIKDGESIVMLVDQKMNDGIEVPFLGHPAMTANAIAKIALQYKYTIIPCQIIRTKGSYFKVIVHPQLEFEQTGDNKADCYNIMLNINQMLGEWVKQNPSQWFWFHNRWKK; translated from the coding sequence ATGAAAAAATTTTTAAAAAAGCTCAGATATTTAATTGAGTATTTTATCGTCGTTATATTCCTTAAAGTAATAGGAATATTCGGTGTAGATAAAGCAGCAGATATTTGTAGTTTTATAGCAAGAAAAGTCGGTATATTATTCGCCGTTAATAAAATTGCTAAACGAAATATTAAAGCAGTATTCGGCGATATGTGTGATGTTGAAAAAATCATAGATAAAACTTGGGATAATTTCGGTAGATTCATCGGTGAAAGTGCTTATGTTAATAAAATGAGTGACGCTGAGCTAGAACATAGAGCCGAGATAATAGGTATTGAGAATATTAGAAAGCTAGGAGAACGACCATTTTTATTATTTAGTGGTCACTTTGCTAATTGGGATATTGGGCTTCATCTTCTGCATAAATCTTATTCGAAATTTGCTGTGATTTACCGTAAGGCAAATAATCCGTATGTTAATAAGTTAATTAATGAAAGCCGTGCCGGTGATAAATTAAGACTTATACCGAAAGGTCCTGAAGGTAGAAGAGCTTTAGTTAGGGCTATCAAGGATGGTGAATCTATTGTTATGCTTGTGGATCAAAAAATGAATGATGGAATTGAAGTGCCTTTTTTAGGGCATCCTGCTATGACGGCCAACGCCATAGCTAAAATTGCTTTGCAGTATAAATATACAATTATACCGTGTCAAATTATCAGAACTAAAGGTAGCTATTTTAAAGTAATAGTTCATCCGCAATTAGAATTTGAGCAAACCGGCGATAATAAAGCTGATTGCTATAATATTATGCTTAATATTAATCAAATGTTAGGAGAATGGGTTAAGCAAAATCCTTCTCAATGGTTTTGGTTTCACAATAGATGGAAGAAATGA
- a CDS encoding type II toxin-antitoxin system Phd/YefM family antitoxin — MDKVYVDHTSVIVDRQKQKSMAIISLEDHHSIEETLYLFKSLKNAERLKRAINDFEENKNFRNQYSSRNFEEIME; from the coding sequence ATGGACAAGGTTTATGTAGATCATACTTCAGTGATTGTAGATAGACAAAAACAAAAATCGATGGCTATTATATCGCTTGAAGATCATCATTCTATAGAAGAAACTTTATATTTGTTCAAAAGTCTTAAGAATGCTGAAAGACTAAAGCGAGCAATTAACGATTTTGAAGAAAATAAAAATTTTAGAAACCAATACTCAAGCCGTAATTTCGAGGAAATTATGGAGTAA
- a CDS encoding MerR family transcriptional regulator has product MTNNKFTKKYYSASEVIKHLNIAVHQLRYLEAKIPDVSNYKINNRKYYTVSDIDLLHKSLKKDITSPSTDKVDILLTNFYNLSLQIKKILADSSMACV; this is encoded by the coding sequence ATGACAAACAATAAGTTCACAAAAAAATATTATTCTGCTAGTGAAGTGATTAAGCATTTAAATATTGCTGTACATCAATTAAGATATCTAGAGGCAAAAATCCCTGATGTATCTAATTATAAAATAAATAATAGAAAATATTATACTGTTAGTGATATTGATCTACTTCACAAATCTTTAAAGAAAGATATTACATCTCCGTCTACCGATAAAGTCGATATATTACTTACCAACTTTTATAATTTGTCTCTTCAAATAAAAAAAATTCTTGCCGACTCCTCGATGGCTTGCGTATAG
- the rlmJ gene encoding 23S rRNA (adenine(2030)-N(6))-methyltransferase RlmJ yields the protein MNYRHIYHAGNFADIVKHLVLISILEQLKKKDKPFSVLDAFAGLGLYDLNSEAASKTLESNTGINKLLQATNPILELLQTFLNIVNLAGQNHYPGSPFIIKQLLRANDRLIACELHPSDYLSLKKLLPKDTHNIDAYNAIKAFLPFKENRGLIFLDPPFEVKNEFQKLLEALKKIKLRVLNNPVLIWYPIKDVPLVRDFYHNYKNIGFNEAIIIEYELLNSDKNMVKCGLMLINPLNIIGELEKLTCYLSNILNLKFTYIYF from the coding sequence ATGAACTATCGTCATATTTATCATGCAGGCAATTTTGCCGATATAGTCAAACATTTAGTGCTAATTAGCATTTTAGAACAGCTTAAGAAAAAAGATAAACCTTTTTCGGTTTTAGATGCTTTTGCAGGTCTTGGTCTTTATGATTTAAACTCGGAAGCGGCTTCTAAAACTCTAGAAAGCAATACGGGAATTAATAAATTACTGCAAGCTACTAATCCTATCCTTGAACTCTTACAAACTTTCTTAAATATAGTAAATTTAGCAGGACAAAATCATTATCCTGGCTCACCTTTTATAATTAAACAATTATTAAGAGCAAATGATCGTTTAATTGCCTGCGAACTGCATCCAAGCGATTATTTAAGTTTAAAAAAATTATTACCAAAAGATACGCATAATATAGATGCTTATAATGCGATTAAAGCTTTTCTACCATTTAAAGAGAATAGAGGGTTAATTTTTCTTGATCCGCCTTTTGAAGTAAAAAATGAGTTCCAAAAATTACTTGAAGCACTTAAAAAAATTAAGCTACGAGTTCTTAATAATCCCGTCTTAATTTGGTATCCTATAAAGGATGTACCTTTGGTCCGTGATTTTTACCACAATTACAAAAATATTGGATTTAACGAAGCTATAATTATTGAATATGAGCTTTTAAATAGTGATAAAAATATGGTCAAGTGTGGCTTAATGTTAATTAATCCTCTAAATATTATAGGAGAATTAGAAAAATTAACGTGTTATTTAAGCAATATTTTAAACTTAAAATTTACGTATATTTACTTTTAA
- a CDS encoding HU family DNA-binding protein, whose translation MTITKEKISAMLSSKLGFSNNLCKEIVNTVFSNILEIAREQKLTLKNFGRFEVKHKNPRPGINFHTKSPVIIESKKSLRFVPSAKLKALVNKHDKQ comes from the coding sequence ATGACTATTACCAAAGAAAAAATTTCAGCTATGTTAAGCTCCAAATTGGGTTTTTCAAATAATTTATGCAAGGAAATAGTTAATACGGTTTTTTCTAATATTTTAGAAATAGCAAGAGAGCAAAAATTAACTTTAAAGAATTTCGGTCGCTTTGAGGTTAAACACAAAAATCCACGTCCCGGAATAAATTTTCATACTAAATCACCAGTAATTATAGAATCAAAAAAGAGTTTGCGTTTTGTCCCTTCTGCCAAATTAAAAGCCCTAGTGAATAAACATGACAAACAATAA
- a CDS encoding guanosine polyphosphate pyrophosphohydrolase: MICDIINLLKEDLNKADIENEIYMRLKGPYSVLTKMKRKEVPIDALKDLIACRIIVKSKALCYNALDVVKSSSHLDWLYTKDYINRPKSNGYQSLHNIMQCLHSQRNFEIQIRSEDMHKDAELGRAAHLNYKEEQDRHLKKVFDVSNDTILSKARKMVKQFKGLEEQIVEYEKEIMHIWDTKYEEMLKWENAAAVLVFNEE, from the coding sequence TTGATTTGTGATATTATTAATCTGCTTAAAGAAGATTTAAATAAGGCAGATATAGAAAATGAGATATATATGCGTCTTAAAGGACCTTATTCTGTTTTAACAAAGATGAAAAGGAAAGAAGTGCCGATTGATGCATTGAAAGACTTAATTGCGTGTAGGATTATAGTTAAATCTAAAGCTCTATGCTATAATGCTTTGGACGTAGTTAAGAGTTCTTCGCATTTAGATTGGTTATACACCAAAGATTATATCAATAGACCAAAAAGCAATGGCTATCAGTCTCTGCATAATATAATGCAGTGTTTACACTCTCAACGTAATTTTGAAATACAGATACGAAGTGAAGATATGCATAAAGATGCTGAGCTGGGTAGAGCAGCTCATTTAAATTATAAAGAAGAACAAGACCGTCATTTGAAAAAAGTTTTTGATGTTAGTAATGACACGATACTTTCTAAAGCACGTAAAATGGTGAAACAATTTAAAGGATTAGAAGAGCAAATTGTAGAATATGAAAAAGAAATTATGCATATTTGGGATACTAAATATGAAGAAATGCTAAAATGGGAAAATGCTGCTGCAGTGCTAGTATTTAATGAAGAGTAG
- the ligA gene encoding NAD-dependent DNA ligase LigA has translation MQNIDFISEAEAKKLLEELSCKIAAYNHAYYIEDNPLVSDAEYDQLVNINLKLEQQFPHLVLENSPSKEVGAKIANKFVKVTHQVPMLSLSNAFDEQDVRDFVDRIKNFLRLDEFAPIFCEPKIDGLSFSAIYKNGLLITGATRGDGYVGEDITANIKTIKNFPHKIDNAPECLEVRGEIYIEKQDFLNLNEEQEEQGRDQFANPRNAAAGSLRQLDASITAKRPLKYFVYSGGVTEQNLASSQDQLLTKLKKFGFSVNEISKLTKSEEEIFAFYEYLKTNRENLPYEIDGVVYKLNDFELQNRMGFIARSPRFATAHKFPAIIGQTKLLSITVQVGRTGTLTPVAELEPIEIGGVTVSRATLHNFQEIVRKDVQIKDYVFLQRAGDVIPKITGADIEKRPNDTIAFEAPLFCPSCNSKLYYVPEDIIIRCDNGLNCPAQHYERIRHFVSKNAMDIAGLGRKQVEFLIAKGLISNPLDIFFLKKNNEASLIKLENMDGWGQKSVEKLLKNIEKSKNVSLPRFIYALGIRHIGEQNAKLLAREFGSYNNFIAQMELLSKNDSDIYQKLNNLEGIGDKILIDIIAFLDVKENIQLIKKLGEILNIEDYKETRAQSSLTGKIVVFTGSLPTISRAEVKATAEKLGAKVAASVSSNTDLVVAGLDAGSKLQKAKELNIKIIDEEEWLTLIKNA, from the coding sequence ATGCAAAATATTGATTTTATATCTGAAGCAGAAGCAAAAAAATTACTAGAAGAACTCAGCTGTAAAATAGCAGCGTATAACCATGCTTATTATATAGAGGATAATCCTTTAGTGTCAGATGCCGAGTATGATCAGCTAGTTAATATCAATCTAAAATTAGAGCAGCAATTTCCTCATTTAGTTTTAGAAAATAGTCCTAGCAAGGAAGTAGGGGCTAAAATAGCAAATAAATTTGTTAAAGTTACGCATCAAGTGCCTATGCTATCTCTTAGTAATGCTTTTGATGAGCAAGATGTAAGAGATTTTGTAGACCGTATAAAAAATTTCTTACGTCTTGATGAGTTTGCTCCTATCTTTTGTGAACCTAAAATAGATGGCTTATCTTTTTCTGCTATATATAAAAACGGGCTGCTTATAACAGGAGCGACCAGAGGTGATGGATATGTCGGTGAAGATATAACGGCAAATATTAAAACAATCAAAAATTTTCCTCATAAAATAGATAATGCTCCGGAATGTTTAGAAGTACGAGGGGAAATTTATATTGAAAAACAAGATTTTTTAAACCTAAATGAAGAACAAGAAGAGCAAGGCAGAGATCAATTTGCTAACCCCCGTAATGCCGCCGCCGGTTCGCTTCGTCAGCTTGACGCTTCTATTACGGCTAAACGACCGCTCAAATATTTTGTCTATTCAGGTGGAGTAACTGAGCAGAATCTGGCTTCTTCTCAAGATCAATTACTTACAAAATTAAAAAAATTTGGTTTTAGCGTGAATGAAATATCTAAGCTTACAAAGTCCGAAGAAGAAATTTTTGCCTTTTACGAATATTTAAAAACAAATCGAGAAAATTTACCTTATGAAATTGATGGGGTAGTATATAAGCTAAATGATTTTGAACTACAAAATAGAATGGGTTTTATTGCTCGATCTCCACGTTTTGCTACCGCTCATAAATTTCCCGCAATAATAGGACAAACAAAACTGCTCTCTATTACTGTGCAGGTCGGTAGAACCGGTACGTTAACGCCGGTAGCAGAGCTTGAGCCTATAGAAATAGGCGGGGTAACCGTTAGCAGAGCAACGCTGCATAATTTCCAAGAAATCGTACGAAAAGATGTGCAGATTAAGGATTACGTATTCTTGCAGCGTGCCGGTGACGTTATTCCTAAAATCACGGGAGCTGATATAGAGAAGCGTCCTAATGATACAATAGCATTTGAAGCTCCTTTATTTTGTCCTTCATGTAATTCTAAGTTGTATTACGTTCCTGAAGATATTATTATACGCTGTGATAACGGTCTTAATTGTCCAGCTCAGCATTATGAGCGTATACGCCATTTTGTATCAAAAAATGCGATGGATATTGCAGGGCTTGGGCGTAAGCAAGTTGAGTTTTTAATAGCTAAGGGGTTGATTAGTAATCCTCTCGATATTTTCTTTTTAAAAAAAAACAATGAAGCTAGTTTAATCAAACTTGAAAATATGGATGGATGGGGTCAAAAATCAGTAGAAAAGCTTTTGAAAAATATAGAAAAATCAAAAAATGTTAGCTTGCCAAGATTTATATATGCACTAGGCATAAGGCATATTGGTGAACAAAATGCTAAATTACTTGCTAGAGAATTTGGCAGCTATAATAATTTTATAGCTCAAATGGAATTGCTTAGCAAAAACGATTCGGATATCTATCAAAAACTAAACAATTTAGAAGGCATCGGTGATAAGATTTTAATAGATATTATTGCCTTTTTGGACGTTAAAGAAAATATCCAGCTTATCAAAAAACTTGGTGAAATATTAAATATTGAAGATTATAAAGAGACTAGGGCACAAAGCAGTTTAACAGGTAAGATAGTGGTATTTACCGGTAGCTTACCGACGATATCTAGAGCAGAAGTTAAAGCCACAGCTGAGAAGCTTGGAGCTAAAGTTGCGGCTAGCGTATCATCGAACACGGATTTAGTGGTAGCAGGCCTTGATGCAGGCAGTAAGCTTCAAAAAGCTAAAGAGCTTAATATTAAAATTATTGATGAAGAAGAATGGCTTACGCTTATAAAAAACGCTTAG
- the tgt gene encoding tRNA guanosine(34) transglycosylase Tgt, with product MSKFSFNIHHQHKKARSGIIATAHGEIRTPAFMPVGTRGTVKAMLPESVAETGADILLGNTYHLMLQPSAERIARLGGLHKFMNWDKPILTDSGGFQVMSLSKLRKITEEGVSFSSHINGDKYMLTPERSTAIQYLLGSTITMAFDECTPYPVTFEEAKTSMQLTTRWAHRSRNAFVKREGYAQFGIIQGSVYEELREQSAKGLVELDFDGYAIGGLAVGEGQELMFKVLDYAPDFLPQNKPRYLMGVGKPADIIGAVNRGIDMFDCVIPTRSGRNGQAFTKYGTVNICNSKYSGDNEPLEHDCPCPACTNYTKAYLHHLVRIGEILGSMLMTWHNLTYFQNLISRIREYIKLGKDFDFYS from the coding sequence GTGTCAAAATTCTCATTTAATATTCATCATCAGCATAAAAAAGCTAGAAGCGGTATTATCGCAACTGCACACGGTGAAATTCGTACTCCGGCCTTTATGCCGGTCGGGACTAGAGGAACTGTTAAGGCAATGTTGCCTGAATCGGTAGCAGAAACCGGAGCTGATATATTACTGGGTAATACTTACCACTTAATGCTTCAGCCAAGTGCCGAGCGTATAGCACGCCTTGGCGGTCTGCATAAATTCATGAATTGGGATAAGCCGATATTAACCGATTCCGGCGGTTTTCAGGTAATGTCGCTATCGAAGTTACGGAAGATAACCGAAGAAGGAGTAAGTTTCAGCTCTCATATTAACGGTGATAAATATATGTTAACGCCTGAGCGTTCTACCGCAATACAATATCTGCTTGGTAGCACGATCACTATGGCTTTTGACGAATGTACGCCGTACCCTGTTACATTTGAAGAAGCTAAAACTTCTATGCAGCTTACGACTAGATGGGCGCATAGATCACGTAATGCCTTTGTTAAGCGGGAAGGCTACGCACAATTCGGTATTATTCAAGGTAGTGTTTACGAAGAATTACGTGAGCAATCAGCTAAAGGTTTAGTAGAACTCGATTTTGATGGCTATGCTATAGGCGGGCTTGCAGTAGGTGAGGGGCAGGAGCTGATGTTTAAAGTGCTTGATTATGCTCCGGATTTTCTGCCGCAAAATAAGCCGCGTTATTTAATGGGAGTCGGTAAGCCTGCTGATATTATCGGTGCGGTTAACCGAGGTATAGATATGTTTGACTGCGTAATTCCGACACGCTCAGGACGTAACGGTCAGGCTTTTACAAAATACGGTACGGTAAATATCTGCAATAGCAAATACTCAGGTGATAATGAGCCGCTAGAACATGATTGTCCATGTCCTGCTTGCACTAATTACACGAAAGCTTATCTGCATCATTTAGTTAGAATCGGTGAGATACTTGGTTCTATGCTAATGACCTGGCATAATTTAACATATTTTCAAAACCTCATAAGCCGTATTAGAGAATATATTAAACTAGGTAAAGATTTTGATTTTTATTCTTAA
- a CDS encoding M23 family metallopeptidase translates to MSFQKYIFLLFIVFLVQGCSSIKESSDTILLSTTSSQLKQKYKISHSDLVVQYDLTNKNNKCIYAKNLGMIINNPKQNKIFLQKFYNKNPTEFNKAAEIKISDIKAVVTKLNSKYKFLSKPEASYFTKKPTHRNNISELIKLDKIISTIPLMMPEYEPKITSHYGTRKSPHKKKRKKKCFHSGIDLQAKKAAPIYAAASGIVIKAARAPDYGNFVEIKHGRKFVTKYAHLKEMLVKEGNKIKRGQLIGIQGRTGNATGEHLHFEILLDNKAINPLDFIFHCRKC, encoded by the coding sequence ATGTCTTTTCAAAAATATATCTTTTTACTATTTATAGTTTTTCTTGTTCAAGGTTGCAGCAGTATTAAAGAATCTAGTGATACTATATTACTTTCTACTACTTCATCTCAATTAAAGCAAAAATATAAAATCAGTCATTCGGATTTAGTAGTACAGTATGATTTAACAAACAAAAATAACAAATGTATATACGCAAAAAACTTAGGTATGATAATTAATAACCCTAAGCAGAATAAGATTTTTTTACAAAAATTTTATAATAAAAACCCGACAGAATTTAATAAAGCAGCTGAAATAAAAATATCTGATATAAAGGCAGTTGTAACAAAATTAAATTCAAAATATAAGTTTCTCTCTAAACCGGAAGCTAGTTATTTTACAAAAAAACCGACTCATAGGAATAATATTTCAGAACTAATCAAGCTTGATAAGATTATTAGCACGATACCGCTTATGATGCCAGAATATGAGCCGAAAATTACTAGCCATTACGGAACTAGGAAAAGTCCTCATAAAAAGAAAAGAAAAAAGAAATGTTTCCATAGCGGTATTGATTTACAAGCTAAAAAAGCAGCACCGATATATGCAGCAGCAAGCGGAATTGTTATAAAAGCCGCTAGAGCCCCTGATTACGGGAATTTTGTTGAGATTAAACATGGACGCAAATTTGTTACGAAATATGCTCATTTAAAGGAAATGTTAGTTAAGGAAGGCAATAAAATTAAGCGGGGTCAATTGATCGGTATACAAGGAAGAACCGGTAATGCAACGGGTGAACATTTGCATTTTGAAATTCTACTAGACAACAAAGCAATCAATCCGTTGGACTTTATTTTTCACTGCCGTAAATGTTGA
- the lpxK gene encoding tetraacyldisaccharide 4'-kinase — protein MIKLLYPKFWQKRNIIAYLLLPIGLIYKFLGYLRDSLARPIMLPAKVICVGNCSVGGTGKTQIVMYLAKLLRAKNVSFVIVTKAYGSNLKSATTIHPGHTALEVGDEGVILAKYGTVIATKNIKEILPLINELKPDIIIIDDFLQNPYFYKDFTIVSVDSQRLFGNGFLIPAGPLRQDPNKALDAADLIFLVSSTNDKIPNILTPYVNKVISAQIVPSNNIDKTKNYFAFSGIGNPERFFSTLKNYGLNITGYKIFPDHYNYLQEDLENLYSLAKEHNTTLITTRKDHIKFNDLNNNIVCLDVELSINNHDLLNEKIFKKAQIFN, from the coding sequence ATGATCAAACTTTTATATCCTAAATTTTGGCAAAAGCGAAATATTATAGCTTATTTGCTTTTGCCTATAGGCCTGATATATAAATTTTTAGGCTATTTACGAGATAGTTTAGCGCGTCCTATTATGTTGCCTGCTAAAGTTATTTGTGTCGGTAATTGTAGCGTAGGAGGTACGGGTAAGACACAGATAGTAATGTATCTAGCCAAATTACTGAGAGCTAAAAATGTAAGTTTTGTAATAGTAACTAAGGCTTATGGTAGTAACCTTAAAAGTGCAACTACCATACATCCAGGACATACAGCATTAGAGGTAGGAGATGAGGGAGTAATACTTGCAAAGTATGGAACAGTTATTGCTACTAAAAATATTAAAGAGATTTTACCATTAATTAATGAGCTTAAACCTGATATAATAATAATTGATGATTTCCTACAAAATCCTTATTTTTATAAAGATTTTACTATAGTTTCAGTAGATAGCCAAAGGCTTTTTGGCAATGGCTTTCTAATTCCTGCAGGGCCCTTAAGACAAGATCCAAATAAAGCCCTTGATGCAGCTGATTTAATTTTTTTAGTCAGTAGTACCAATGATAAAATACCGAATATTTTAACTCCTTATGTCAATAAAGTAATAAGTGCTCAAATAGTTCCTTCAAATAATATAGATAAAACTAAAAATTATTTTGCTTTTAGTGGTATCGGTAATCCTGAGCGTTTCTTTTCGACTTTAAAAAATTATGGACTGAATATAACCGGTTACAAAATTTTTCCTGATCATTATAATTATTTACAAGAAGATTTGGAAAATTTATATTCGTTAGCTAAAGAGCATAATACTACCTTAATTACTACAAGAAAAGATCATATTAAGTTCAATGATTTAAATAATAATATTGTCTGTTTAGATGTAGAACTATCTATAAACAACCATGATTTATTAAATGAAAAAATTTTTAAAAAAGCTCAGATATTTAATTGA
- a CDS encoding glycoside hydrolase family 3 N-terminal domain-containing protein has translation MIIRQRAKPVIIGISGPELTDAERALFEKHNPLGVILFRRNIRKNDNGEQDKETLIKLIADIKEVLGANTIISIDQEGGRVKRLIAPTFYDAPAAQTFVDVQECKQNYINIGKELREVGINLDFAPVVDLIHEGADKIVGDRSFGSDLEVVVPLCLAAIDGLQEEKVVACIKHIPGHGRAKVDSHIGLPIVDTSLKELEDTDFKVFKELAKYDNIKLAMTAHIIYKALDPENPATLSKKVKAYIKNNIGFKGLIISDAIDMKALSGSMADITKGVLDAGVDIVLECTGEFNKMSEVLGSVSEESIDKFSDLLMCRFGMNNQSPLVECKI, from the coding sequence ATGATAATAAGACAAAGAGCAAAACCGGTAATTATAGGCATATCCGGTCCTGAATTAACCGATGCTGAAAGAGCATTATTTGAAAAGCATAATCCTTTAGGTGTGATTTTATTCCGTCGTAATATTAGAAAGAATGATAACGGTGAGCAGGATAAAGAGACTCTTATTAAGCTTATTGCAGATATAAAAGAAGTATTAGGAGCAAATACTATCATCTCTATAGATCAAGAGGGCGGTAGGGTAAAAAGGCTCATAGCACCAACTTTTTATGACGCTCCGGCTGCTCAAACTTTCGTTGATGTGCAAGAGTGCAAACAAAACTATATCAATATAGGCAAAGAGTTAAGAGAAGTAGGTATTAATCTAGATTTTGCTCCGGTAGTGGATTTGATCCACGAAGGAGCAGACAAGATAGTCGGCGATAGAAGTTTCGGCTCAGATCTGGAGGTAGTCGTGCCTTTATGTTTAGCTGCTATAGATGGATTACAAGAAGAGAAAGTCGTGGCTTGTATAAAACATATTCCTGGTCATGGTAGAGCTAAAGTGGATAGCCATATAGGGTTACCTATTGTTGATACTAGCTTAAAAGAACTAGAGGATACAGACTTTAAAGTATTTAAGGAGTTAGCGAAGTACGATAATATTAAACTTGCTATGACTGCACATATAATTTATAAAGCTCTTGATCCTGAGAACCCTGCCACCCTATCCAAAAAAGTTAAAGCCTATATTAAAAATAATATAGGCTTTAAAGGGCTTATTATTTCCGATGCAATAGATATGAAAGCTTTAAGCGGTAGTATGGCAGATATTACCAAAGGAGTTTTAGATGCAGGCGTAGATATAGTGCTTGAATGTACCGGAGAATTTAACAAAATGTCTGAAGTTCTAGGTAGTGTTTCGGAAGAGTCTATAGATAAATTTTCTGACCTATTAATGTGCCGATTTGGGATGAACAATCAATCGCCTTTAGTCGAATGTAAGATATAA